From the Micromonospora echinospora genome, the window GGACGCCCGGCCGTCCCGGGCGGGACCACGCCTGGGTGGTCTCGTCGTCGGCCGGGAACCAGTCCCGGCCGCGGGGAACGGGTTTGCTCCGGGGGGCCGACCACGGTGGAGGCATCGACACGTCGTCCCGGGCGACGGGCTGCCGAGGGTAGGCCCGGGTGTCGTCCCGGGACCACTGCGGACGGGCGTGGCGGTCGTCTCCGGAGCGGTGTTCGCTGGACCAGCGCCGGTCGGGTCCGGTGGCCGGGCGGTCGGGCCACGGGGAGGTGGCGTCGGCCGGCGGCGGGGGTGGGGTGACCGGCGGCCGGAACGGCTCCCGTTCCGGGGCGCGGTGTGTGGTCCAGCCGTCCCGGCGGCCGTCCGTCGCGCCGTCCGGACGGTCGTGTCCGGGCCCGGTGTGCTCGGGCGCGTCGTGTCGGGGAACCGGGCGCTCGGACGCGTCGTGTCCGCGCGTCGTGCGATGGGGCACCGGGTATCCCCGCCGCTCCGGTGGGTCGTGCCAGCGTGCGCCGTACGGTGGCTCCTCGGGTGCGTCGTGCCGGCGCCCGCCGTACGGGGGGTGCTCCCCGGGCTCCGGCAACCACCCCGGCTCCTGCCGGGGCGCGGGGGAGACCGGTGGGTACGGCCGGGGGTCGCGGCTCGACGCCGCCCACCCGTCGGGGCCGGTCTGCGGGCGGTCGCCGTGCCAGCCGCCGGAGCGCTCCGGCTCCCGGTCCCGGTCGCGTGGCCGGTCGCGGTCGACCGTCCACCCGGGCGGCTGGTGCCGGAGGTCAGGGCGGGGCTGGTCGGCCGGCGGACCGATCCGCCGTCCCCCGGTCGGGGGCGGCTCCACCGGGTGGCGGTCCTGCGGCGGTGGCCATCCTGCGGACGGCCGGGCGTACGGGTCGTCGACCGGGGACCGCTGCTCGTCCCACCGGCCCGGCCAGCCCTGTCCGGCGGGGCCGCCGTGGTCGTTGCGGGCGGGCCCGCGCCGGTACCGGCCGTCCTGGTCGAGCGGTACCAGCGGGACGACTTCGGCCCGGCCGGTGGCGGTGGCCCGGTTGCGGTCACTGCGGAACGGGACCTGCTGGATGCCGATGTCGCCGGGGTAGCGCTGCCCCGGGAACTGGGGATGCCACTCGGTGGTCGGCTCGACCATCCAGGACGGTTCGGCCGGGTCGCGCCAGCGGTCGTATCCGCTCATCCGGTGACCTTCCGCCCGCCCGCGCGCCGCGCCCGGGGGGCCGGATCGCGTCGGTCGCTCACGGCGGTGTCACCTCGTCGGAAATTGTCGCGCTGGCAGCCGGGGCGTGTCTGTAGAGTCGCCCGGTCCGGCACTGGGTGGCTGCGGAAGGAGGGTAACGGCGTGGGCTCCGTCACCGCCACTGTGGGACCGGCCCGGCACTCAAACGTTATCCTATGGTTTCGGACATTTGGCGCGATAGTCGGATCAGGATTCCGGCGTTACTCCACGTATCGGCAGGCTGCGGTGGCCGGCGTGGTCACCAACACCGTCTTCGGCTTCCTCCGCTGCTACCTCCTGCTCGCCGTGGCCCGGCAGGCCGGCTCGGTCGCCGGTTACGACCCGGCCCGGCTCGCCACCTACGTCTGGATGGGGCAGGGGCTGCTCACCGTCGTCCTGCTCTGGGGCTGGACCGAACTGGCCGACCGGATCCGCACCGGGGACGTGGTCAGCGACCTGCTCCGCCCGGTCGATCCGGTGACCAGCCACCTCGCCGCCGACCTGGGTCGCGCCGGCTACGCGGTGCTGGCCCGCATGTTGCCGCCGGTGCTGGTCGGCCCGCTCTTCTTCGAGGTATACCTGCCGACCCGCTGGTCCACCGCGTTGCTGTTCCCGCTGTCGGTGCTGCTGGCGGTGGTGGCCTGCTTCGGCTGCCGGTACCTGGTCAACGCCACCGCCTACTGGTTGCACGACGTCCGCGGCGCGATGATCCTGTGGACGCTCAGCTCGGGTCTGCTGGCCGGGCTCTACTTCCCGCTGCGCTTCCTGCCGGCGGGGCTCCACCAGACGCTGTGGATCGTCACCCCGTTTCCGAGTCTCTTCCAGACCCCGCTCGACGTGCTGGTCGAGGTCGACCCGCCGCCGGTCTCGCTCGCCCTGGTCGGGATCCAGGTGGTCTGGACGGTGCTGATCCTGGCGTCCTGCCGGCTGGTGCAGCGCCGGGCCGAGCTTCGGCTGGTGGTGCAGGGTGGCTGACCCGGCCGGCACGACGCTCGGCGCGTACCGGGCGTTGCTCGGTGCGCAGGCCAGGTCGCAGACCGCGTACCGGGTGTCGTTCACCGTGGACCTGGTGGGCAACGTCGGGGCGACCGTCTTCGACGTGCTCACCGTCTTCGTCCTCTTCGGGGTGACCCGGGAACTCGGCGGCTTCACCCTGCGTGAGACGTTCGTGATGGTCGCCCTCTCCGCCTGCGCCTTCGCCACGGCCGACCTGCTGGTCGGCAACATCGAACGGCTACCCCGGTACGTCCGCACCGGCCTGTTCGACACGGTGCTGCTGCGCCCGCTCGGCGCGCTGCCGCAACTGCTGCTCATGGACCTGCCGCTGCGCAAGGTCTCCCGGGTGCTCTTCGGGCTGGCCGTCCTGGTGGTGGCGGTCGGCACGGCCGGGATCGAGTGGACCCCGGCCCGGGCGGCACTGGTGGTCCTCGCCCCGCTGGCCGGGGTGGTCTTCTTCGGCTCGGTCTTCGTGGCCACCGCGACCGTCTCGTTCTACTGGGTCGAGTCGGGGGAGCTGGCCAACTCGGTCACCTACGGCGGGCGGGACTTCACCTCGTACCCGATCACGGTCTTCGGGGGCTGGTTCCGGGCGGTCTTCGCGTACGGTCTCGGCTTTGCCTTCGTCAGCTACCACCCGGCGCTGGCGCTGCTCGGCCGGGACGACCCGCTCGGCCTGCCGGCCTGGGTGGGCTGGGCCTCGCCGGGCGTCGCGGTGGTCGCCGCCGCGATCGCCGCCACGGCGTGGCGGACCGGCGTCCGACACTACCGGAGTACGGGGTCATGAGCGCGACCGTGATCGAGGCGCACGCGCTGCGCAAGGAGTTCACCGTGCGGGTCCGGGCCGGGCGGCTGCGCCGGCACAAGCGGATTGTCACCGCCGTCGACGGGGTCGACCTGCGGGTGGAGCGGGGCGAGATGCTCGGCTACATCGGGCCGAACGGGGCCGGGAAGTCCACCACCCTGAAGATGCTCACCGGCGTGCTCACCCCCACCGCCGGCCAGGTGCGCGTCTGCGGCCTGGAGCCGGTCGCCCGGCGGACCCGGCTGGCCCTGCGCATCGGCGTGGTGTTCGGGCAACGCTCCCAGCTCTGGTGGGACCTGCCCCTGCGCGACTCGTTCGACCTGCTGCGGCACGTCTACCGGGTGCCGGCCGCCGACCACGCGGCCCGGTTGCGCCGCTGCCGGGACCTGCTCGACCTGGACGCCTTCCTCGACACCCCGGTCCGCCAGCTCTCCCTCGGTCAGCGGATGCGCGGCGAGCTGACCGCCGCCCTGCTGCACGGCCCGCAGGTGCTCTTCCTCGACGAGCCGACCATCGGATTGGACGTGGTCAGCCGGCAGGCGGTCCGTGGCTTCCTCGCCGAGCTGGGCCGGACCGGGGACACCACACTGGTGCTCACCACCCACGACCTGGCCGACATCGAGCGCCTCTGCCGACGTCTCGTGGTGATCGACCACGGCCGGGTGGTGCACGACGGCTCGATCGCCGCCCTGCACAGCCGGTACGGCTCCCGCCGGCTGGTGGTCGCCGAACTCGACGTCGCCCTGCCCGA encodes:
- a CDS encoding ABC transporter permease — its product is MGSVTATVGPARHSNVILWFRTFGAIVGSGFRRYSTYRQAAVAGVVTNTVFGFLRCYLLLAVARQAGSVAGYDPARLATYVWMGQGLLTVVLLWGWTELADRIRTGDVVSDLLRPVDPVTSHLAADLGRAGYAVLARMLPPVLVGPLFFEVYLPTRWSTALLFPLSVLLAVVACFGCRYLVNATAYWLHDVRGAMILWTLSSGLLAGLYFPLRFLPAGLHQTLWIVTPFPSLFQTPLDVLVEVDPPPVSLALVGIQVVWTVLILASCRLVQRRAELRLVVQGG
- a CDS encoding ATP-binding cassette domain-containing protein, with product MSATVIEAHALRKEFTVRVRAGRLRRHKRIVTAVDGVDLRVERGEMLGYIGPNGAGKSTTLKMLTGVLTPTAGQVRVCGLEPVARRTRLALRIGVVFGQRSQLWWDLPLRDSFDLLRHVYRVPAADHAARLRRCRDLLDLDAFLDTPVRQLSLGQRMRGELTAALLHGPQVLFLDEPTIGLDVVSRQAVRGFLAELGRTGDTTLVLTTHDLADIERLCRRLVVIDHGRVVHDGSIAALHSRYGSRRLVVAELDVALPEPPTLPGAPLQRVEADGHRLVYALESAGAAEVVAGLAGLATLRDISIVEPDIEDVVARLYRSPHPV
- a CDS encoding ABC transporter permease; amino-acid sequence: MADPAGTTLGAYRALLGAQARSQTAYRVSFTVDLVGNVGATVFDVLTVFVLFGVTRELGGFTLRETFVMVALSACAFATADLLVGNIERLPRYVRTGLFDTVLLRPLGALPQLLLMDLPLRKVSRVLFGLAVLVVAVGTAGIEWTPARAALVVLAPLAGVVFFGSVFVATATVSFYWVESGELANSVTYGGRDFTSYPITVFGGWFRAVFAYGLGFAFVSYHPALALLGRDDPLGLPAWVGWASPGVAVVAAAIAATAWRTGVRHYRSTGS